A stretch of the Thalassotalea euphylliae genome encodes the following:
- a CDS encoding helix-turn-helix domain-containing protein has protein sequence MYSLIKNPTAMSTIVRLSTITEVHQALCLPAPKHPLVSVLQIGKAITNYDYGDFTYIYDFYQVAFKAGIKGEIIYGRSSYDFEQGSMVFTKPGQAQTYSNTEELDGETGWVLLFHPDLIRRYDVGKHIGHYSFFSYETNEALHVSEDEKRVLHELVNQIEKEYNNNIDKHTQKLIVSNIELILDYCTRFYDRQFYVRANHNLDLLAKLDNLLNDYFEQAHALDYGLPTVKHFSEAMGMSSSYLSDMLKNATGRNAQQYIQDFLLERAKNQLLSSTEQVSQIAYSLGFEYPQHFSKLFKSKVGVSPAEYRKVQ, from the coding sequence ATGTATTCACTCATTAAAAACCCGACTGCCATGAGCACTATTGTTCGACTTTCTACCATTACTGAAGTGCATCAAGCTTTGTGCTTGCCCGCGCCCAAGCACCCATTAGTGTCAGTGCTTCAGATTGGCAAAGCAATAACGAATTACGACTATGGCGATTTCACTTATATCTATGATTTTTATCAAGTCGCGTTTAAAGCAGGCATAAAAGGCGAAATTATTTATGGTCGCAGTAGCTATGACTTTGAGCAGGGGAGTATGGTGTTTACTAAGCCTGGGCAGGCACAAACTTATAGCAACACCGAAGAGTTAGATGGCGAGACTGGTTGGGTATTGCTGTTTCATCCTGATCTTATTAGACGCTATGACGTGGGTAAGCATATCGGGCATTACTCGTTTTTCTCTTATGAAACGAATGAAGCCTTACATGTATCGGAAGATGAAAAGCGCGTTTTACACGAGTTAGTGAATCAAATTGAAAAAGAGTACAACAACAATATTGATAAACACACGCAAAAGCTGATTGTCTCCAATATTGAATTGATACTTGATTACTGTACTCGATTTTATGATCGCCAGTTTTACGTGCGCGCCAACCACAATTTAGATTTATTGGCAAAGTTAGATAACTTGCTTAATGATTACTTTGAACAAGCACATGCATTGGATTATGGCTTGCCAACAGTGAAACATTTTAGTGAAGCTATGGGTATGTCATCTTCATATTTAAGCGATATGCTAAAGAATGCAACAGGCCGAAATGCCCAGCAGTATATTCAAGACTTTTTACTAGAACGCGCTAAAAATCAGTTATTGTCATCTACTGAGCAAGTGAGCCAAATTGCCTATAGCTTGGGTTTTGAATATCCACAGCACTTCAGTAAGCTGTTCAAGTCAAAAGTCGGCGTTAGCCCAGCTGAATATCGAAAAGTACAATAA
- a CDS encoding SRPBCC domain-containing protein — protein sequence MSFLPLSSMIIIAMSVSAWLGNKSVKTEIEIEAPPVLVWQVLTDVASYQHWNPVFLYEKGDLKQGENIIYTVTENPAEQKSAKISARVKQVVPNKLLNQTGGLWGIITFDHKYLLTKTERGTKVTIYEKYTGLYVNFWGESSIAKQYENLAKALKTRVLSSLKAGVEVRPADKTSQ from the coding sequence ATGTCATTTTTACCACTAAGCAGCATGATTATTATTGCTATGTCAGTAAGTGCTTGGCTTGGCAATAAGTCTGTAAAAACTGAAATAGAAATAGAGGCACCGCCAGTATTGGTGTGGCAAGTACTCACAGATGTGGCTAGCTATCAGCATTGGAATCCAGTTTTTCTCTATGAAAAGGGAGATCTAAAGCAAGGTGAAAATATCATCTATACCGTCACCGAAAACCCAGCCGAACAAAAGTCAGCAAAGATCAGTGCCAGAGTTAAGCAAGTTGTTCCCAACAAACTACTCAACCAAACCGGTGGCCTTTGGGGGATAATTACTTTTGATCATAAGTATCTGCTAACAAAAACTGAGCGAGGTACAAAAGTGACTATTTATGAAAAGTATACGGGGCTTTATGTAAATTTTTGGGGTGAGTCGAGCATTGCTAAGCAATATGAAAATTTAGCTAAGGCATTAAAAACAAGAGTTTTAAGTAGTCTGAAAGCAGGTGTTGAAGTACGGCCTGCTGATAAAACCAGCCAATAG